A stretch of the Pangasianodon hypophthalmus isolate fPanHyp1 chromosome 28, fPanHyp1.pri, whole genome shotgun sequence genome encodes the following:
- the acsl1a gene encoding long-chain-fatty-acid--CoA ligase 1a isoform X1 translates to MQVQDLIWQFRVPELGDFRQYVRSLPTNTLMGMGAFAAITTYWYATRPRALKPPCDLTMQSVEVEGEEYVRRSILLDSDRLMTHFYDDARTMYEVFLRGIRVSNNGPCLGSRKPKQPYEWLSYKEVADRAEMIGSALLHRGHSKAGDKYIGIFSQNRPEWTISELACYTYSLVAVPLYDTLGTEAISYIIDQAEISTVICDVVEKVCTVLECVSGREHSVKTIVLMEEKNSELNTRAEKEGIQIISLRELEALGKAYHRRPVPPSPEDLALICFTSGTTGNPKGAMLTHGNVISNCAAFIRITQGKIRLNRHDIIISFLPLAHMFERVVESVILVHGARIGYFQGDIRMLMDDLKTLKPTVFPVVPRLLNRMFDKIFGQANTPLKRWLLDFATRRKESELRSGIVRKDSMWDKLIFNKVQVSLGGRVRLMITGAAPVSPTVLTFLRAALGCQFYEGYGQTECTAGCSMSLPGDWTAGHVGPPLPCNYVKLLDVAEMSYYAANGEGEVCVKGPNVFHGYLKDPEKTAEAIDIDGWLHTGDIGKWLPNGTLKIIDRKKHIFKLAQGEYIAPEKIENIYIHSDPVAQVFVHGDSLQACLVGIVVPDPDILPGWAKKRGLVGSYHELCKSKEVKNAILEDLMRLGKEGGLKSFEQVRDIALNPEMFSVKNGLLTPTLKAKRTELRSHFKEQINQLYATIKM, encoded by the exons ATGCAGGTGCAGGATCTGATTTGGCAGTTCCGGGTGCCTGAATTGGGTGACTTCAGGCAATATGTGCGTAGTTTGCCCACCAACACGCTGATGGGCATGGGTGCGTTCGCCGCCATCACCACCTATTGGTACGCCACCAGACCACGAGCCCTGAAGCCCCCCTGCGACCTCACCATGCAGTCTGTGGAGGTGGAG GGTGAGGAATACGTTCGCCGTTCCATCCTCCTGGACAGCGACAGGTTGATGACACACTTCTATGATGATGCACGCACCATGTACGAGGTGTTTCTGCGTGGAATCAGAGTGTCCA ATAACGGCCCTTGTTTAGGATCGAGAAAACCTAAGCAGCCATATGAATGGCTTTCGTACAAAGAG gttgcAGACAGGGCCGAGATGATTGGCTCAGCATTGCTCCACAGAGGTCACAGTAAAGCAGGAGACAAATACATCGGTATCTTCTCCCAGAACAGACCTGAG TGGACTATATCTGAGCTGGCCTGCTACACGTACTCACTGGTGGCTGTTCCACTGTATGACACACTGGGCACTGAGGCCATCAGCTACATCATAGACCAag ctgaGATCTCGACGGTGATCTGTGACGTGGTGGAGAAGGTGTGCAcagtgctggagtgtgtgtcagGTCGAGAGCACAGCGTCAAGACCATTGTACTGATGGAGGAGAAGAACAGTGAGCTCAATACACGAGCAGAAAAGGAGGGCATCCAGATTATCAGCCTGAGGGAACTggag GCTCTCGGCAAAGCCTATCACAGACGCCCTGTG CCTCCTTCACCTGAAGACCTCGCGCTGATCTGCTTCACCAGCGGaactacag GGAATCCGAAGGGCGCGATGCTCACACACGGCAACGTCATCTCCAACTGCGCCGCCTTCATCCGCATCACCCAG GGAAAGATAAGGCTGAATCGTCACGACATTATCATCTCCTTCTTGCCTCTTGCTCACATGTTTGAGAGAGTGGTGGAG AGTGTGATCCTGGTGCACGGAGCGAGGATCGGTTACTTTCAGGGTGACATCCGTATGCTGATGGACGATCTGAAGACTCTCAAACCCACCGTGTTCCCCGTCGTACCCCGACTCCTCAACCGCATGTTCGACAAG ATCTTTGGGCAGGCGAACACTCCGCTGAAGCGCTGGCTGCTCGACTTCGCCACCAGGAGGAAAGAGTCGGAGCTGCGCAGCGGCATCGTGAGGAAGGACAGCATGTGGGACAAACTCATCTTCAACAAAGTCCAG GTGAGTCTGGGTGGACGTGTGAGGCTGATGATCACCGGCGCCGCTCCCGTTTCCCCCACCGTGCTGACGTTCCTGCGGGCTGCTCTCGGCTGCCAG TTTTATGAAGGTTATGGACAGACAGAATGTACTGCAGGATGCTCCATGTCTCTGCCAGGAGACTGGACGGCAG gtcacGTGGGTCCTCCTTTACCCTGTAATTATGTTAAACTGCTGGATGTGGCAGAGATGAGCTACTACGCAGCCAATGGGGAGGGGGAG gtgtgtgtgaaaggaCCAAACGTGTTCCACGGCTACCTGAAAGATCCAGAGAAGACGGCAGAGGCCATCGATATAGATGGCTGGCTGCACACGGGTGATATCGGCAAATGGCTTCCG AACGGCACGCTGAAGATCATAGACAGGAAGAAGCACATCTTTAAACTGGCTCAGGGAGAGTACATCGCTCCTGAGAAGATCGAGAACATCTACATCCACAGCGACCCCGTGGCTCAGGTCTTCGTTCATGGAGACAGTCTGCAg gcgtgTTTAGTCGGCATTGTGGTACCAGACCCTGACATCCTCCCAGGCTGGGCCAAGAAAAGAGGCCTTGTGGGCTCCTACCACGAGCTGTGCAAGAGcaag GAAGTGAAAAATGCCATTCTAGAGGACCTCATGCGGTTGGGGAAAGAGGGCGGCCTGAAGTCCTTCGAGCAG GTGAGAGACATCGCCCTCAACCCTGAGATGTTCTCCGTGAAGAACGGCCTCCTCACACCCACCCTGAAGGCCAAGAGAACTGAGCTGAGGAGCCACTTCAAAGAACAAATCAATCAGCTCTACGCCACGATCAAGATGTAA
- the acsl1a gene encoding long-chain-fatty-acid--CoA ligase 1a isoform X3, whose amino-acid sequence MQVQDLIWQFRVPELGDFRQYVRSLPTNTLMGMGAFAAITTYWYATRPRALKPPCDLTMQSVEVEGEEYVRRSILLDSDRLMTHFYDDARTMYEVFLRGIRVSNNGPCLGSRKPKQPYEWLSYKEVADRAEMIGSALLHRGHSKAGDKYIGIFSQNRPEWTISELACYTYSLVAVPLYDTLGTEAISYIIDQAEISTVICDVVEKVCTVLECVSGREHSVKTIVLMEEKNSELNTRAEKEGIQIISLRELEALGKAYHRRPVPPSPEDLALICFTSGTTGNPKGAMLTHGNVISNCAAFIRITQIHCMLNHTDIHVSYLPLAHMFERVVESVILVHGARIGYFQGDIRMLMDDLKTLKPTVFPVVPRLLNRMFDKIFGQANTPLKRWLLDFATRRKESELRSGIVRKDSMWDKLIFNKVQVSLGGRVRLMITGAAPVSPTVLTFLRAALGCQFYEGYGQTECTAGCSMSLPGDWTAGHVGPPLPCNYVKLLDVAEMSYYAANGEGEVCVKGPNVFHGYLKDPEKTAEAIDIDGWLHTGDIGKWLPNGTLKIIDRKKHIFKLAQGEYIAPEKIENIYIHSDPVAQVFVHGDSLQVVHTHCQDTVKHLCVSAFE is encoded by the exons ATGCAGGTGCAGGATCTGATTTGGCAGTTCCGGGTGCCTGAATTGGGTGACTTCAGGCAATATGTGCGTAGTTTGCCCACCAACACGCTGATGGGCATGGGTGCGTTCGCCGCCATCACCACCTATTGGTACGCCACCAGACCACGAGCCCTGAAGCCCCCCTGCGACCTCACCATGCAGTCTGTGGAGGTGGAG GGTGAGGAATACGTTCGCCGTTCCATCCTCCTGGACAGCGACAGGTTGATGACACACTTCTATGATGATGCACGCACCATGTACGAGGTGTTTCTGCGTGGAATCAGAGTGTCCA ATAACGGCCCTTGTTTAGGATCGAGAAAACCTAAGCAGCCATATGAATGGCTTTCGTACAAAGAG gttgcAGACAGGGCCGAGATGATTGGCTCAGCATTGCTCCACAGAGGTCACAGTAAAGCAGGAGACAAATACATCGGTATCTTCTCCCAGAACAGACCTGAG TGGACTATATCTGAGCTGGCCTGCTACACGTACTCACTGGTGGCTGTTCCACTGTATGACACACTGGGCACTGAGGCCATCAGCTACATCATAGACCAag ctgaGATCTCGACGGTGATCTGTGACGTGGTGGAGAAGGTGTGCAcagtgctggagtgtgtgtcagGTCGAGAGCACAGCGTCAAGACCATTGTACTGATGGAGGAGAAGAACAGTGAGCTCAATACACGAGCAGAAAAGGAGGGCATCCAGATTATCAGCCTGAGGGAACTggag GCTCTCGGCAAAGCCTATCACAGACGCCCTGTG CCTCCTTCACCTGAAGACCTCGCGCTGATCTGCTTCACCAGCGGaactacag GGAATCCGAAGGGCGCGATGCTCACACACGGCAACGTCATCTCCAACTGCGCCGCCTTCATCCGCATCACCCAG ataCACTGCATGCTCAACCACACCGATATCCACGTATCTTACCTTCCCCTCGCTCACATGTTCGAGAGGGTGGTCGAG AGTGTGATCCTGGTGCACGGAGCGAGGATCGGTTACTTTCAGGGTGACATCCGTATGCTGATGGACGATCTGAAGACTCTCAAACCCACCGTGTTCCCCGTCGTACCCCGACTCCTCAACCGCATGTTCGACAAG ATCTTTGGGCAGGCGAACACTCCGCTGAAGCGCTGGCTGCTCGACTTCGCCACCAGGAGGAAAGAGTCGGAGCTGCGCAGCGGCATCGTGAGGAAGGACAGCATGTGGGACAAACTCATCTTCAACAAAGTCCAG GTGAGTCTGGGTGGACGTGTGAGGCTGATGATCACCGGCGCCGCTCCCGTTTCCCCCACCGTGCTGACGTTCCTGCGGGCTGCTCTCGGCTGCCAG TTTTATGAAGGTTATGGACAGACAGAATGTACTGCAGGATGCTCCATGTCTCTGCCAGGAGACTGGACGGCAG gtcacGTGGGTCCTCCTTTACCCTGTAATTATGTTAAACTGCTGGATGTGGCAGAGATGAGCTACTACGCAGCCAATGGGGAGGGGGAG gtgtgtgtgaaaggaCCAAACGTGTTCCACGGCTACCTGAAAGATCCAGAGAAGACGGCAGAGGCCATCGATATAGATGGCTGGCTGCACACGGGTGATATCGGCAAATGGCTTCCG AACGGCACGCTGAAGATCATAGACAGGAAGAAGCACATCTTTAAACTGGCTCAGGGAGAGTACATCGCTCCTGAGAAGATCGAGAACATCTACATCCACAGCGACCCCGTGGCTCAGGTCTTCGTTCATGGAGACAGTCTGCAggttgt acacacacactgtcaggacacagtgaaacatttgtgtgtgtctgcgtttGAGTAA
- the acsl1a gene encoding long-chain-fatty-acid--CoA ligase 1a isoform X2: MQVQDLIWQFRVPELGDFRQYVRSLPTNTLMGMGAFAAITTYWYATRPRALKPPCDLTMQSVEVEGEEYVRRSILLDSDRLMTHFYDDARTMYEVFLRGIRVSNNGPCLGSRKPKQPYEWLSYKEVADRAEMIGSALLHRGHSKAGDKYIGIFSQNRPEWTISELACYTYSLVAVPLYDTLGTEAISYIIDQAEISTVICDVVEKVCTVLECVSGREHSVKTIVLMEEKNSELNTRAEKEGIQIISLRELEALGKAYHRRPVPPSPEDLALICFTSGTTGNPKGAMLTHGNVISNCAAFIRITQIHCMLNHTDIHVSYLPLAHMFERVVESVILVHGARIGYFQGDIRMLMDDLKTLKPTVFPVVPRLLNRMFDKIFGQANTPLKRWLLDFATRRKESELRSGIVRKDSMWDKLIFNKVQVSLGGRVRLMITGAAPVSPTVLTFLRAALGCQFYEGYGQTECTAGCSMSLPGDWTAGHVGPPLPCNYVKLLDVAEMSYYAANGEGEVCVKGPNVFHGYLKDPEKTAEAIDIDGWLHTGDIGKWLPNGTLKIIDRKKHIFKLAQGEYIAPEKIENIYIHSDPVAQVFVHGDSLQACLVGIVVPDPDILPGWAKKRGLVGSYHELCKSKEVKNAILEDLMRLGKEGGLKSFEQVRDIALNPEMFSVKNGLLTPTLKAKRTELRSHFKEQINQLYATIKM, encoded by the exons ATGCAGGTGCAGGATCTGATTTGGCAGTTCCGGGTGCCTGAATTGGGTGACTTCAGGCAATATGTGCGTAGTTTGCCCACCAACACGCTGATGGGCATGGGTGCGTTCGCCGCCATCACCACCTATTGGTACGCCACCAGACCACGAGCCCTGAAGCCCCCCTGCGACCTCACCATGCAGTCTGTGGAGGTGGAG GGTGAGGAATACGTTCGCCGTTCCATCCTCCTGGACAGCGACAGGTTGATGACACACTTCTATGATGATGCACGCACCATGTACGAGGTGTTTCTGCGTGGAATCAGAGTGTCCA ATAACGGCCCTTGTTTAGGATCGAGAAAACCTAAGCAGCCATATGAATGGCTTTCGTACAAAGAG gttgcAGACAGGGCCGAGATGATTGGCTCAGCATTGCTCCACAGAGGTCACAGTAAAGCAGGAGACAAATACATCGGTATCTTCTCCCAGAACAGACCTGAG TGGACTATATCTGAGCTGGCCTGCTACACGTACTCACTGGTGGCTGTTCCACTGTATGACACACTGGGCACTGAGGCCATCAGCTACATCATAGACCAag ctgaGATCTCGACGGTGATCTGTGACGTGGTGGAGAAGGTGTGCAcagtgctggagtgtgtgtcagGTCGAGAGCACAGCGTCAAGACCATTGTACTGATGGAGGAGAAGAACAGTGAGCTCAATACACGAGCAGAAAAGGAGGGCATCCAGATTATCAGCCTGAGGGAACTggag GCTCTCGGCAAAGCCTATCACAGACGCCCTGTG CCTCCTTCACCTGAAGACCTCGCGCTGATCTGCTTCACCAGCGGaactacag GGAATCCGAAGGGCGCGATGCTCACACACGGCAACGTCATCTCCAACTGCGCCGCCTTCATCCGCATCACCCAG ataCACTGCATGCTCAACCACACCGATATCCACGTATCTTACCTTCCCCTCGCTCACATGTTCGAGAGGGTGGTCGAG AGTGTGATCCTGGTGCACGGAGCGAGGATCGGTTACTTTCAGGGTGACATCCGTATGCTGATGGACGATCTGAAGACTCTCAAACCCACCGTGTTCCCCGTCGTACCCCGACTCCTCAACCGCATGTTCGACAAG ATCTTTGGGCAGGCGAACACTCCGCTGAAGCGCTGGCTGCTCGACTTCGCCACCAGGAGGAAAGAGTCGGAGCTGCGCAGCGGCATCGTGAGGAAGGACAGCATGTGGGACAAACTCATCTTCAACAAAGTCCAG GTGAGTCTGGGTGGACGTGTGAGGCTGATGATCACCGGCGCCGCTCCCGTTTCCCCCACCGTGCTGACGTTCCTGCGGGCTGCTCTCGGCTGCCAG TTTTATGAAGGTTATGGACAGACAGAATGTACTGCAGGATGCTCCATGTCTCTGCCAGGAGACTGGACGGCAG gtcacGTGGGTCCTCCTTTACCCTGTAATTATGTTAAACTGCTGGATGTGGCAGAGATGAGCTACTACGCAGCCAATGGGGAGGGGGAG gtgtgtgtgaaaggaCCAAACGTGTTCCACGGCTACCTGAAAGATCCAGAGAAGACGGCAGAGGCCATCGATATAGATGGCTGGCTGCACACGGGTGATATCGGCAAATGGCTTCCG AACGGCACGCTGAAGATCATAGACAGGAAGAAGCACATCTTTAAACTGGCTCAGGGAGAGTACATCGCTCCTGAGAAGATCGAGAACATCTACATCCACAGCGACCCCGTGGCTCAGGTCTTCGTTCATGGAGACAGTCTGCAg gcgtgTTTAGTCGGCATTGTGGTACCAGACCCTGACATCCTCCCAGGCTGGGCCAAGAAAAGAGGCCTTGTGGGCTCCTACCACGAGCTGTGCAAGAGcaag GAAGTGAAAAATGCCATTCTAGAGGACCTCATGCGGTTGGGGAAAGAGGGCGGCCTGAAGTCCTTCGAGCAG GTGAGAGACATCGCCCTCAACCCTGAGATGTTCTCCGTGAAGAACGGCCTCCTCACACCCACCCTGAAGGCCAAGAGAACTGAGCTGAGGAGCCACTTCAAAGAACAAATCAATCAGCTCTACGCCACGATCAAGATGTAA